A genomic region of Metopolophium dirhodum isolate CAU chromosome 1, ASM1992520v1, whole genome shotgun sequence contains the following coding sequences:
- the LOC132935152 gene encoding L-asparaginase, which translates to MDKKPQLESRPNGDIAKSPATIGVSDENGRVVDINEPQSFRRLSSPSPSYLGSTPSQSYLGSTPPQPFRRRCDSMTKTEDGDQNESKVLVIYTGGTIGMIRNDDNMLVPTPSNGNSTDFLMEHKMRQDHRLYDAKYAQHKYGASMNCSPLVLPMVKGFRRIVYSVYQYPELLDSSNMCMRDWRSIAEDIWQAYELYDGFVVLHGTDTLAYTASALSFMFENLGKTIIITGAQLPVFDLRSDGSDNFVTSLLMAGNYCIPEVTILFHNKLLRGNRTVKVDCESFAAFDSPNLAPLAVIGIDINVSFRQIFRPRSIEKFTVHLQLDENVSLLRIFPNITADTVRTFLQPPIRGVVLQTYGAGNLPGNRADIMAELKAATDRGVIVFNCSQCFKGSVTAVYQTGHVLNQVGVISGNDITPEAALAKLSYVLSKDDWDLSTKRMMLGANLRGEMSGGPPKPARKNRAADEWDLVDAVARTLLHVNGSQELTALGGVLFPAMLGNAVARSDLNKLDELKGFGADFSAQNADGRTALHLACALGDVRIVRYLLLNGASVHIKDKFDRTPLIDAVENDRNDVVALLRRCGAHLNSPAKHVGQQLCNAAAKGNVQRLRSYAAAGADPSSANDMYGRTPLHAAALTNQTEVVEYLLSLHAAVFALGHVDAGPPADLLGVTPVDVARAAGHATLAEKLQQHFQNPNRHEKKQSPQLNGGGVEHKEKA; encoded by the exons ATGGATAAAAAACCACAACTGGAATCGCGACCGAACGGTGACATCGCGAAAAGCCCAGCCACGATCGGCGTGTCCGACGAGAACGGACGCGTCGTTGATATTAACGAGCCGCAGTCGTTTCGGCGTCTTTCCTCGCCTTCGCCATCGTATCTTGGGTCCACGCCGTCGCAGTCGTACCTTGGGTCCACGCCACCGCAGCCTTTCCGCAGACGATGCGACTCGATGACCAAAACCGAGGATGGAGACCAGAACGAGTCCAAAGTGTTGGTCATCTACACGGGTGGCACCATCGGGATGATCAGGAACGACGATAACA TGTTGGTGCCCACACCTAGCAACGGAAATTCCACCGATTTTCTTATGGAGCACAAGATGCGCCAGGACCACCGGTTGTACGACGCAAAGTACGCACAACACAAGTACGGCGCGTCCATGAACTGCAGCCCGCTAGTTTTGCC CATGGTCAAGGGATTCCGACGGATCGTTTACTCGGTGTACCAATACCCAGAGTTGTTAGACTCGAGCAACATGTGCATGCGCGATTGGCGGAGCATAGCTGAAGACATATGG CAAGCATACGAACTATACGACGGATTCGTCGTGTTACACGGCACCGATACGTTGGCGTACACTGCGTCCGCACTGTCGTTCATGTTCGAGAACCTCGGCAAGACCATCATCATTACGGGTGCtcag ttgCCAGTGTTTGACTTGCGAAGCGACGGAAGCGACAACTTCGTCACCAGTTTGCTGATGGCCGGTAACTATTGCATCCCCGAGGTGACGATTCTGTTCCATAACAAACTTTTACGTGGAAACCGCACTGTCAAGGTGGACTGCGAGAGCTTCGCTGCGTTCGACTCCCCTAATTTGGCGCCGCTGGCCGTCATCGGAATCGACATCAATG TGTCGTTTAGACAAATCTTCCGGCCGAGGTCCATCGAGAAGTTCACAGTCCACCTACAGCTCGACGAGAACGTCAGTTTGCTGCGCATTTTCCCCAACATTACAGCCGACACG GTCCGTACGTTCCTGCAGCCACCCATCAGAGGTGTAGTGCTCCAAACTTATGGAGCTGGAAACTTGCCCGGAAACCGCGCCGACATCATGGCTGAGCTGAAAGCTGCCACTGATAGGGGTGTCATCGTTTTCAACTGTAGTCAGTGCTTCAAGGGATCGGTGACGGCCGTGTACCAAACTGGGCAT GTGCTGAACCAGGTTGGCGTCATATCGGGCAACGACATCACTCCCGAAGCGGCACTCGCCAAACTCTCGTACGTGCTATCCAAGGATGACTGGGACCTGAGCACCAAACGAATG ATGCTTGGAGCAAATTTGAGGGGTGAGATGAGTGGCGGACCGCCTAAACCAGCAAGGAAGAACCGTGCCGCGGATGAGTGGGATCTAGTGGACGCAGTGGCCCGCACCCTGTTGCACGTGAACGGATCTCAAGAACTGACTGCGCTCGGGGGCGTTCTGTTTCCCGCAATGCTGGGAAACGCCGTCGCTCGTTCCGACTTGAACAAACTGGACGAGCTCAAAGGCTTT GGAGCTGACTTTTCCGCACAAAACGCTGACGGCCGTACAGCCTTGCATTTAGCGTGCGCCTTGGGAGACGTCCGCATCGTCCGGTACCTGTTATTGAATGGAGCCAGCGTGCACATCAAAGACAA ATTCGACAGGACGCCGCTGATTGACGCTGTCGAAAACGACCGAAATGACGTGGTTGCGCTGTTGCGAAGGTGTGGTGCCCATCTCAACTCGCCCGCCAAGCATGTCGGTCAACAGCTGTGCAA TGCTGCGGCCAAGGGAAACGTGCAGAGGCTGCGATCTTACGCGGCCGCCGGAGCCGACCCGTCTTCGGCCAATGACATGTACGGCAGAACACCATTGCACGca GCCGCGCTCACCAACCAAACGGAAGTGGTCGAGTACTTGCTGTCGCTGCACGCGGCCGTCTTTGCGCTCGGACACGTGGACGCTGGTCCTCCTGCGGACCTGTTGGGCGTCACTCCGGTGGACGTTGCCCGGGCGGCCGGTCACGCGACCCTCGCCGAAAAACTTCAGCAGCACTTCCAAAACCCCAACAGACACGAAAAAAAGCAATCGCCACAGCTGAATGGTGGCGGGGTGGAGCACAAGGAAAAGGCGTAG